One Methanomicrobia archaeon genomic region harbors:
- a CDS encoding isochorismatase, which yields MARRELPIPPHYDPATVGEVWQVPYQVRAREAEQWAKRYKLPPAAADRYKICLVVVDVQNTFCIPAFELFVAGRSGTGAVDDNRRLCEFIYRNLGLITRVSPTMDTHQAVQIFHTVFWVNERGEHPEPYTLISEDDVATGRWKFNPALGLSLGIGERYARQYLLHYTRTLRAGGKYELTIWPFHVMLGSIGHALVPAVDEAIFFHSIARYSQPNFRVKGDNPFTEHYSVLGPEVMEDQNRKVIAAKDVQFIDELLKFDAVIIAGQAKSHCVAWTIADLLEGIHGRDQKLAENVYLLEDCTSAVVIPGVMDYTADANAAFQRFADAGMHIVRSTEPLNRWPGITHPEL from the coding sequence ATGGCGCGCCGTGAACTCCCGATTCCACCGCACTATGATCCCGCGACCGTAGGTGAGGTCTGGCAAGTGCCCTATCAGGTGCGTGCCCGGGAAGCGGAGCAGTGGGCGAAACGCTATAAGCTACCCCCTGCGGCCGCGGACAGGTACAAAATCTGCCTCGTGGTGGTCGATGTGCAAAATACTTTCTGCATACCGGCCTTCGAGTTATTCGTCGCCGGACGTTCGGGAACGGGCGCAGTCGATGATAACCGGCGATTGTGCGAATTCATCTACCGGAACCTGGGGTTGATCACCCGGGTCTCGCCGACGATGGACACGCACCAGGCGGTACAGATCTTCCACACCGTCTTCTGGGTCAACGAACGAGGCGAGCACCCTGAACCCTACACGCTCATCTCCGAGGATGATGTGGCGACCGGTCGATGGAAGTTCAACCCGGCGCTCGGGCTCAGCCTCGGGATTGGCGAGCGCTACGCCCGGCAGTACCTCCTGCATTATACCCGGACTTTGCGAGCAGGCGGCAAATATGAGCTCACCATTTGGCCCTTCCACGTGATGCTGGGGAGTATTGGCCATGCGCTTGTCCCTGCGGTGGATGAGGCGATCTTCTTCCACAGCATCGCGCGATACAGTCAACCGAACTTCCGTGTGAAAGGTGATAACCCCTTTACCGAGCACTATTCGGTTCTTGGCCCGGAAGTGATGGAGGACCAGAACCGTAAGGTGATCGCGGCAAAAGATGTCCAGTTCATCGATGAGCTGCTAAAGTTCGATGCGGTCATTATCGCCGGCCAGGCCAAGAGTCACTGCGTCGCCTGGACCATTGCGGATCTTCTGGAAGGCATTCATGGACGTGATCAGAAATTAGCGGAGAATGTTTACCTGCTGGAGGACTGCACCTCGGCAGTCGTCATCCCGGGGGTGATGGACTACACGGCTGATGCGAACGCGGCCTTCCAGCGGTTCGCCGACGCAGGTATGCACATCGTCCGGTCAACCGAGCCGCTGAACCGCTGGCCGGGCATCACTCATCCTGAGCTGTAA